One region of Labrus mixtus chromosome 1, fLabMix1.1, whole genome shotgun sequence genomic DNA includes:
- the samd4a gene encoding protein Smaug homolog 1 isoform X2, whose amino-acid sequence MMFRDQVGVLASWFKGWNECEQTVALLSLLKRVSRTQARFLQLCLEHSLAECTELQVLEGEANSPGVISQWQSESKERVISLVLTHLPLLKPGNVEAKGEYMRLLPRILAHTIEHGHHLEESRQLLSYALIHPATSLEDRAALALWLNHLEERAAARGDSLERPPPSGQHHHHQSTPPSTLSSSGSSSSTNTSSSGNLYSLHHQRYGSDDRLNGWQSSRDSGLGGGWHQQQGCENGHLLLYPSSSVPTTINTVGTGGGGNTILTSGGGSQQHSPLKRSVSLTPPMSGPSNQPLGHVWLSQEDLRTARGPAPDHAPLSPQSSIASSGSGGSEHLEEAGLCSSLHRSSFHEDGSGMRDVPAWLKSLRLHKYAALFSTMTYDEMMSLTEEQLEKVTKGARHKIVISIMKLKERQHLLRSLEKDVLEGSNLRAPLQELHQMIMTPIKAFSGGEEASLQRPLLSAEGKSAAPGSHLSSSGGGGESESGTSVIAEGDIPGQFTRVMGKVCTQLLVSRSDEENISSYLQLIDKCLIHESFTETQKKRLLSWKQQVQRLFRSIPRKTLLDIAGYRPQRSRFGQSNSLPTSGCVGSVSARRSLRQFQMPSRSLPGARLGLLGSGGLLGPTPRSSSSTPTGPKQGRQGLWFANPGGSNSMPSRTHSSVQRTRSLPVHTTPQTMVMFQQTDLQLPVTEPDINNRLESLCLSMTEHALGDGADRTSTI is encoded by the exons GGGTGATCAGCCAGTGGCAGAGTGAGTCCAAAGAGCGGGTCATCTCTCTTGTCCTTACCCATCTCCCGCTGCTTAAACCTGGCAATGTTGAAGCCAAGGGCGAGTACATGCGCCTCCTGCCACGCATCCTGGCCCACACCATCGAACATGGCCATCACTTGGAGGAGTCTCGCCAGCTCCTGTCCTATGCCCTCATCCACCCCGCAACATCCCTGGAAGACCGAGCCGCCCTGGCACTCTGGCTCAACCATCTGGAGGAGAGGGCCGCTGCCCGAGGAGACTCACTGGAAAGGCCTCCTCCATCCGGgcagcaccaccaccaccagtccACTCCTCCATCCACCCTTAGCTCATCAGGATCTTCATCTTCCACTAACACGTCTTCGTCAGGCAATCTCTACTCATTACACCACCAGCGCTACGGCTCAGACGACCGTCTCAATGGATGGCAGAGCTCCAGGGATTCAGGACTGGGTGGAGGCTGGCACCAGCAGCAGGGCTGTGAAAACGGGCACCTCCTTCTCTACCCATCATCCTCAGTGCCGACAACCATCAACACAGTTGGAACCGGTGGAGGTGGTAACACTA tCCTGACAAGTGGAGGTGGCAGCCAGCAGCACAGTCCTCTGAAGCGATCTGTGTCCCTCACTCCTCCAATGAGCGGCCCTAGCAACCAGCCTCTGGGCCATGTCTGGCTGTCTCAGGAGGACCTCAGGACCGCTAGAGGCCCAGCCCCAGACCACGcacctctctctccccagaGCAGCATTGCCTCTTCAGGTAGTGGAGGCAGTGAGCATCTGGAGGAGGCTGGTTTATGTTCAAGTCTGCATCGCAGTTCCTTCCATGAAGATGGCAGCGGCATGAGGG ATGTTCCTGCATGGCTGAAGAGTCTCCGTCTCCACAAGTACGCCGCTCTCTTCTCCACGATGACCTACGACGAGATGATGTCTCTCACTGAAGAACAGCTAGAG AAAGTCACCAAAGGAGCAAGACACAAGATTGTTATCAGCATCATGAAGCTCAAAGAGAGGCAGCATCTACTCCGCAGCTTGGAAAAG GATGTGTTAGAAGGCAGTAATCTGCGAGCCCCGCTGCAGGAGCTCCACCAGATGATCATGACGCCTATCAAAGCTTTCAGTGGTGGAGAGGAGGCCTCTttgcagcgccccctgctgagcGCAGAAGGAAAGAGTGCTGCTCCTGGCTCCCACctgagcagcagtggtggtggaggagaaagCGAGTCTGGCACCAGTGTCATTGCAGAGGGGGATATACCCGGCCAGTTCACGCGTGTCATGGGCAAAG TTTGTACTCAGCTACTGGTGTCAAGGTCAGATGAGGAGAATATCAGCTCTTACCTACAGCTCATCGACAAATGCCTTATCCATGAG TCTTTCACTgagacacagaagaagaggctgttgtcatggaaacaacaGGTCCAGAGGCTGTTCCGGTCCATTCCAAGGAAAACCCTCCTTGACATAGCAGGGTACCGACCGCAGAGGAG CCGCTTTGGCCAGTCAAACTCTCTCCCCACCTCTGGCTGTGTCGGCAGCGTGTCCGCCAGGAGGAGCCTTCGGCAGTTCCAGATGCCCTCCAGGAGCTTGCCTGGTGCCAGGCTGGGCCTGCTGGGCAGTGGGGGGCTGCTGGGACCGACACCTCgaagctccagcagcacaccaACTGGTCCCAAGCAGGGGAGACAG GGTCTGTGGTTTGCAAACCCAGGAGGAAGTAACAGCATGCCCAGCAGGACCCACAGCTCCGTGCAGAGAACTCGCTCCCTGCCAGTTCACACCACGCCACAAACCATGGTCATGTTTCAACAGACAG ATCTTCAGTTACCGGTGACGGAGCCAGACATCAACAACCGCCTTGAGTCTCTGTGTCTGAGTATGACAGAGCACGCCTTGGGAG ACGGTGCAGACCGCACATCGACAATATGA
- the samd4a gene encoding protein Smaug homolog 1 isoform X1: MMFRDQVGVLASWFKGWNECEQTVALLSLLKRVSRTQARFLQLCLEHSLAECTELQVLEGEANSPGVISQWQSESKERVISLVLTHLPLLKPGNVEAKGEYMRLLPRILAHTIEHGHHLEESRQLLSYALIHPATSLEDRAALALWLNHLEERAAARGDSLERPPPSGQHHHHQSTPPSTLSSSGSSSSTNTSSSGNLYSLHHQRYGSDDRLNGWQSSRDSGLGGGWHQQQGCENGHLLLYPSSSVPTTINTVGTGGGGNTILTSGGGSQQHSPLKRSVSLTPPMSGPSNQPLGHVWLSQEDLRTARGPAPDHAPLSPQSSIASSGSGGSEHLEEAGLCSSLHRSSFHEDGSGMRDVPAWLKSLRLHKYAALFSTMTYDEMMSLTEEQLEAQKVTKGARHKIVISIMKLKERQHLLRSLEKDVLEGSNLRAPLQELHQMIMTPIKAFSGGEEASLQRPLLSAEGKSAAPGSHLSSSGGGGESESGTSVIAEGDIPGQFTRVMGKVCTQLLVSRSDEENISSYLQLIDKCLIHESFTETQKKRLLSWKQQVQRLFRSIPRKTLLDIAGYRPQRSRFGQSNSLPTSGCVGSVSARRSLRQFQMPSRSLPGARLGLLGSGGLLGPTPRSSSSTPTGPKQGRQGLWFANPGGSNSMPSRTHSSVQRTRSLPVHTTPQTMVMFQQTDLQLPVTEPDINNRLESLCLSMTEHALGDGADRTSTI, translated from the exons GGGTGATCAGCCAGTGGCAGAGTGAGTCCAAAGAGCGGGTCATCTCTCTTGTCCTTACCCATCTCCCGCTGCTTAAACCTGGCAATGTTGAAGCCAAGGGCGAGTACATGCGCCTCCTGCCACGCATCCTGGCCCACACCATCGAACATGGCCATCACTTGGAGGAGTCTCGCCAGCTCCTGTCCTATGCCCTCATCCACCCCGCAACATCCCTGGAAGACCGAGCCGCCCTGGCACTCTGGCTCAACCATCTGGAGGAGAGGGCCGCTGCCCGAGGAGACTCACTGGAAAGGCCTCCTCCATCCGGgcagcaccaccaccaccagtccACTCCTCCATCCACCCTTAGCTCATCAGGATCTTCATCTTCCACTAACACGTCTTCGTCAGGCAATCTCTACTCATTACACCACCAGCGCTACGGCTCAGACGACCGTCTCAATGGATGGCAGAGCTCCAGGGATTCAGGACTGGGTGGAGGCTGGCACCAGCAGCAGGGCTGTGAAAACGGGCACCTCCTTCTCTACCCATCATCCTCAGTGCCGACAACCATCAACACAGTTGGAACCGGTGGAGGTGGTAACACTA tCCTGACAAGTGGAGGTGGCAGCCAGCAGCACAGTCCTCTGAAGCGATCTGTGTCCCTCACTCCTCCAATGAGCGGCCCTAGCAACCAGCCTCTGGGCCATGTCTGGCTGTCTCAGGAGGACCTCAGGACCGCTAGAGGCCCAGCCCCAGACCACGcacctctctctccccagaGCAGCATTGCCTCTTCAGGTAGTGGAGGCAGTGAGCATCTGGAGGAGGCTGGTTTATGTTCAAGTCTGCATCGCAGTTCCTTCCATGAAGATGGCAGCGGCATGAGGG ATGTTCCTGCATGGCTGAAGAGTCTCCGTCTCCACAAGTACGCCGCTCTCTTCTCCACGATGACCTACGACGAGATGATGTCTCTCACTGAAGAACAGCTAGAGGCACAG AAAGTCACCAAAGGAGCAAGACACAAGATTGTTATCAGCATCATGAAGCTCAAAGAGAGGCAGCATCTACTCCGCAGCTTGGAAAAG GATGTGTTAGAAGGCAGTAATCTGCGAGCCCCGCTGCAGGAGCTCCACCAGATGATCATGACGCCTATCAAAGCTTTCAGTGGTGGAGAGGAGGCCTCTttgcagcgccccctgctgagcGCAGAAGGAAAGAGTGCTGCTCCTGGCTCCCACctgagcagcagtggtggtggaggagaaagCGAGTCTGGCACCAGTGTCATTGCAGAGGGGGATATACCCGGCCAGTTCACGCGTGTCATGGGCAAAG TTTGTACTCAGCTACTGGTGTCAAGGTCAGATGAGGAGAATATCAGCTCTTACCTACAGCTCATCGACAAATGCCTTATCCATGAG TCTTTCACTgagacacagaagaagaggctgttgtcatggaaacaacaGGTCCAGAGGCTGTTCCGGTCCATTCCAAGGAAAACCCTCCTTGACATAGCAGGGTACCGACCGCAGAGGAG CCGCTTTGGCCAGTCAAACTCTCTCCCCACCTCTGGCTGTGTCGGCAGCGTGTCCGCCAGGAGGAGCCTTCGGCAGTTCCAGATGCCCTCCAGGAGCTTGCCTGGTGCCAGGCTGGGCCTGCTGGGCAGTGGGGGGCTGCTGGGACCGACACCTCgaagctccagcagcacaccaACTGGTCCCAAGCAGGGGAGACAG GGTCTGTGGTTTGCAAACCCAGGAGGAAGTAACAGCATGCCCAGCAGGACCCACAGCTCCGTGCAGAGAACTCGCTCCCTGCCAGTTCACACCACGCCACAAACCATGGTCATGTTTCAACAGACAG ATCTTCAGTTACCGGTGACGGAGCCAGACATCAACAACCGCCTTGAGTCTCTGTGTCTGAGTATGACAGAGCACGCCTTGGGAG ACGGTGCAGACCGCACATCGACAATATGA